In one Culex quinquefasciatus strain JHB chromosome 2, VPISU_Cqui_1.0_pri_paternal, whole genome shotgun sequence genomic region, the following are encoded:
- the LOC6054473 gene encoding ficolin-2 — MTNMGGGWLTVQYRSDSKLSFSRSWVAYRNGFGGPDADNYWLGLDPLHQLTTSGQYELAIEMVNTNSTYRYARYAHFHVADESEQYKLTVHGFSGTLPDKLSLHNNLYFYTHDRDNSERCVKQFPSGWWLTSKGSVCYETNLNLDYSKIYWRDWHHKASKTRMMIRRRKY; from the exons ATGACGAATATGGGCGGTGGTTGGCTAACGGTTCAGTATCGCAGCGATAGTAAGCTTAGCTTCAGTCGTAGCTGGGTTGCATATCGGAATGGATTCGGAGGTCCTGACGCGGATAACTACTGGCTCGGTCTAGATCCGCTGCATCAGCTCACAACCAGTGGGCAGTACGAGTTGGCTATCGAGATGGTGAACACTAACTCAACATACAGATATGCTCGATATGCCCACTTTCATGTAGCTGATGAGAGCGAACAGTACAAACTTACAGTCCATGGCTTTTCGGGAACATTACCAGACAAATTGAGCCTCCACAACAATTTGTACTTCTATACCCATGACAGGGATAACTCGGAACGATGTGTAAAGCAATTTCCTAGTGGGTGGTGGCTTACCTCCAAGGGTTCAGTTTGTTATGAAAC aaacctAAACCTGGATTACAGTAAAATCTATTGGAGAGATTGGCATCACAAAGCAAGTAAAACTCGAATGATGATTCGTCGTAGAAAGtactaa